GAAAAACGGCGTGGACATTCTAAAGAAAATGAAGTTGTATGATGGTCAGAATGTAGAGGGCTTCAATACCCAGGATGTAGAAGAGATGAAGAAAGAGTATCAGGATGAAGGAATGAACGGAATTGATCCTCGTTACGTGATCAACCGGATTTCATCTGCTATTATCCGCAAGGAGCTTACATCCATCAACGCCCTGGACGTTCTTCGTTCCATTAAGGACGGACTCGACCAGCATGCTTCAATCTCGAAAGAGGACAGGGAGCGTTATTTGAACTACATTTCTGTAGCACGTAAAGAGTACGATGAAATTGCCAAGAAAGAAGTACAGAAAGCTTTTGTCTACTCGTATGAAGAGTCGGCGAAAACGCTTATGGATAACTACCTCGACAATGTGGAAGCGTACTGCAACAAAAATAAGCTGCGCGACCAGCTGACCGGAGAAGAAATGAATCCTGACGAGAAGCTTATGCGCTCTATTGAAGAGCAGATCGGCATTTCCGAAAATGCGAAAAAAGCATTCCGTGAAGAAATTCTGATTCGCATCTCCGCCTATGCCCGCAAAGGGAAGAAGTTTGACTACCAGTCTCACGAAAGGCTTAGAGAAGCGATCCAGAAAAAGCTGTTCGCCGACCTTAAAGATGTGGTCAAAATCACCACATCGACGAAAACGCCGGACGAAAATCAGCTTAAGAAAGTCAACGAAGTCATCGCCAGACTCATCGAGGATCACGGCTACAACTCAACATCGGCCAACGAGCTGCTCCGCTACGTCGGAAGCCTCTTAAACCGCTAAAAATACCGGGAAAGTTCGGGGGTCTGTCCCCCGAACTTTTTTGTTTTGGGGTTGACAGATAGGTCTGAATGTTGTAAGTTGAGGTTTTTTTATTTGAAGATCGGGGAATAAAGGGGATATAGGAGTCCATCTTCTATCCCCCTTTTTTATTCATACTTTCCTCATACATAACCTGAAATTTCTGCAAAATATTATCAACTGTGTTTAATTATTATCAATTATGGTTATGCTGACATCATTTTGAATCCTCCATAAAACCTTAATTCTCCTGTTATCTCTGTCATTTTCAGGATTATATGTTTCATTTCATTAACAATTATTATTATTACTTAATACTAGTTTGAAAAAATTCAACCGTGGCTATTAATAGAGTATAAAAGTCCTTGATTCAATCAAATAAATGGAGGAGAACGACGGATGAAAACAGAAGGTGTCCGCAGTCGCAGAGTTATGAAAGATCCTTTTAAAAAGAAGAACTGGAAGCTGGAACTCTGGAGCTGGACGAAAACGTTTATGGTCGTGTTTATTATTGCAGTAATGATACGTGGATTTATGTTTACCAACTATGTTGTCTACGGTCAGTCTATGATGCCTACTATTAACGACGGAGAACGGATTATTGTAAATAAAATTGGTTACGAAATCAGCCAGCCAAACCGGTTTGACTTAATTATCTTTCACGCTACTGAAGACACAGATTATATTAAACGGGTCATTGGTTTACCTGGAGATAAAATCAGATATGAAGAGGATACACTTTATATTAACGATGACCCTCATGACGAAGAATTCCTGAATCAGTTCAGGG
This DNA window, taken from Alteribacter keqinensis, encodes the following:
- the lepB gene encoding signal peptidase I, which codes for MKTEGVRSRRVMKDPFKKKNWKLELWSWTKTFMVVFIIAVMIRGFMFTNYVVYGQSMMPTINDGERIIVNKIGYEISQPNRFDLIIFHATEDTDYIKRVIGLPGDKIRYEEDTLYINDDPHDEEFLNQFREEQDSGFLTDDFTLEDITGELTVPEGHIFVLGDNRQNSIDSRQIGFVPMEQIVGRANMAYWPIQALRIF